From the Gymnogyps californianus isolate 813 chromosome 2, ASM1813914v2, whole genome shotgun sequence genome, one window contains:
- the ACBD7 gene encoding acyl-CoA-binding domain-containing protein 7: protein MTLQADFDGAAEDVKKLKTRPTDEELKELYGFYKQATVGDINIECPGMLDLKGKAKWEAWNLKKGLSKEDAMNAYISKAKAMVEKYGI, encoded by the exons ATGACTCTCCAG gCTGACTTTGATGGTGCTGcagaagatgtaaaaaaattaaaaacaagaccaACTGATGAAGAACTGAAGGAACTATATGGATTCTACAAACAGGCTACTGTTGGAGATATTAATATTG AATGTCCAGGAATGCTAGATTTGAAAGGCAAAGCCAAATGGGAGGCATGGAACCTGAAAAAAG GTTTATCAAAGGAGGATGCCATGAATGCCTATATCTCTAAAGCAAAAGCAATGGTAGAAAAATACGGGATCTAG
- the OLAH gene encoding S-acyl fatty acid synthase thioesterase, medium chain — MEKLVACPYKRPNALCRLICFPWAGGGTSQLAQWGKLFSSSVEVSSVRLPGRESRLKEPFAKDMTTVVNEITSVLLKELQEKPFAFFGHSFGSYISFAVALHLKEKYGLEPIHLFVSGAHAPNSEAFLPIKSIPICDAEDEDVLTYIQILGGTPPEFLQNEDIKKHLIRTFREDLRVLQTFSFDKAERNIPFSCDITCFNGSEDKPHDLEAWHNLTSGDISFYKLPGGHFYLLEPSNEIFLTKHITRCIENAGP; from the exons atgGAGAAGCTGGTTGCTTGTCCATACAAAAGGCCAAATGCTCTCTGTAGGCTGATTTGCTTTCCGTGGGCTGGAGGTGGAACTTCTCAACTTGCTCAATGGGGCAAACTCTTCAGCAGCTCAGTTGAAG TGTCCTCTGTAAGGCTTCCTGGAAGAGAATCTCGTCTTAAGGAGCCTTTTGCAAAAGACATGACAACTGTAGTTAATGAAATTACAAGTGTTTTGTTAAAAGAATTGCAAGAAAaaccatttgcattttttggtCACAg ttttgGATCTTATATTAGTTTTGCAGTTGCGCTAcacttgaaagaaaagtatGGACTAGAGCCAATCCATCTTTTTGTATCAGGGGCACATGCCCCAAAT TCTGAAGCATTTCTTCCCATCAAAAGCATACCCATATGTGATGCAGAAGATGAAGACGTTCTTACATACATACAAATTTTAGGAGGAACTCCTCCTGAGtttctgcaaaatgaagacattaaGAAACATCTGATACGTACTTTCAGAGAAGACCTTAGAGTTCTTCAGACATTTTC TTTTGATAAGGCAGAAAGGAACATCCCCTTCTCTTGTGATATTACCTGCTTTAATGGGTCTGAAGATAAACCACATGATTTAGAAG CCTGGCACAATCTAACAAGCGGAGATATTTCCTTTTACAAGCTGCCTGGAGGTCATTTTTATCTGCTGGAACCCTCTAATGAAATTTTCTTGACAAAACACATAACAAGATGTATAGAAAATGCTGGTCCATAA